A stretch of Pseudomonas taetrolens DNA encodes these proteins:
- the eutB gene encoding hydroxyectoine utilization dehydratase EutB — protein sequence MSALQLNDIYLARQRIESLVRRTPMEYSASLSQRLGVAVYLKLESQQITGSFKLRGASHAVAQLSAEQKVRGVVAASTGNHGRALAYAASQQGVRVTICLSHLVPANKVQAIRELGAEVCIVGQSQDDAQRQAEQIAIEQGATLLPPFDHPAIIAGQGTLGLEILEQQPDLAQVLVPLSGGGLFAGVALPLKSANPHIVTHGISMQRGAAMHASLAAGHPVEVEELPTLADSLGGGIGLENRYTFNMTRDLCDHLHLLSEASIANAIRHAYREERLVVEGAAAVGIAALLDGLIEPRGPIVVVVSGRNVDIEQHLRVLAGSDA from the coding sequence ATGTCAGCGCTGCAACTTAACGATATTTACCTCGCACGCCAGCGGATCGAATCGCTGGTTCGGCGCACGCCGATGGAGTATTCGGCCAGCCTGTCGCAACGGCTGGGCGTGGCGGTGTACCTCAAACTCGAATCCCAGCAAATCACTGGCAGCTTCAAGTTGCGCGGCGCGAGCCATGCCGTGGCACAACTCAGCGCCGAACAAAAGGTCCGCGGTGTCGTGGCTGCGTCGACCGGCAATCATGGTCGCGCCCTGGCGTATGCCGCGTCACAACAAGGCGTGCGGGTCACCATCTGCCTCTCGCATCTGGTACCGGCCAACAAGGTTCAGGCGATTCGTGAGCTGGGCGCAGAGGTGTGCATCGTCGGTCAATCCCAGGACGATGCACAACGCCAGGCCGAGCAGATCGCAATCGAGCAGGGAGCCACCCTGCTGCCACCTTTCGATCATCCGGCAATCATCGCTGGCCAAGGCACCCTCGGACTGGAAATCCTCGAACAGCAACCTGACCTGGCTCAAGTCCTCGTGCCGCTATCCGGTGGCGGTCTGTTTGCCGGTGTGGCGCTGCCCCTCAAGAGTGCCAACCCGCACATCGTGACTCATGGCATCAGCATGCAACGTGGCGCCGCCATGCACGCCAGCCTCGCGGCCGGACATCCTGTGGAAGTCGAAGAGCTGCCGACCCTGGCCGACTCGTTGGGCGGCGGAATCGGCCTGGAGAATCGCTACACCTTCAACATGACCCGCGACCTGTGCGACCACCTGCATTTGCTCAGCGAAGCCTCCATTGCCAACGCCATTCGACATGCTTATCGCGAGGAACGTCTGGTGGTAGAAGGCGCAGCAGCGGTCGGCATTGCCGCGCTGCTTGACGGACTGATCGAACCCCGAGGGCCGATCGTGGTGGTGGTCAGCGGGCGCAACGTCGATATCGAGCAGCACTTGCGCGTGCTCGCTGGCTCGGATGCGTAA
- the ehuR gene encoding MocR-like ectoine utilization transcription factor EhuR gives MDKWKAALEVARSGESKYKILVQAITADIEQGVLANDQRLPPQRHVADAIGISVQTVTNAYKELERQGLVRCEVGRGSFVSRRMSDRVATYILDSPERALVDFSITRIMHTREHDHIWRETCRQLSTEEDQPWIHAFRPIAGFEAHREAAAHWIGRLGLRVDRDDILITNGAAHGVFLALASLAGPDDVVLCEGLTDHGVIGNSQVLGFTLKGLEMDRHGIDPEHFEDMCSNERITALVCTPNLNNPTTSLMPDSRRREIAQIARRFGVHIIEDDVYGPLLDEQRPPPISHYLPELSFYCTSMTKSVLTGLRIGYLVVPKRLALRTESILRVNSWMATPMVSEIAARWIRDGSADTLIRLQRKLLAGRQSMVSEYLDEYVLGQHPHALNTWVGIPAHWELDSLVRALRHKHIAVTSPDPFTVRGTPRPRAVRLCVGAECSDDEMRNALIGMRELFGQYPQIHDF, from the coding sequence ATGGACAAGTGGAAAGCAGCATTGGAGGTCGCTCGCAGCGGCGAGTCCAAATACAAGATTCTGGTACAGGCGATCACTGCTGACATCGAGCAAGGCGTGCTGGCCAATGACCAGCGCCTGCCGCCACAGCGGCACGTCGCCGATGCCATCGGCATCAGCGTGCAAACCGTCACCAACGCCTACAAAGAGCTCGAGCGTCAAGGGCTGGTGCGCTGCGAAGTGGGACGCGGCAGCTTTGTGTCACGGCGCATGAGCGACCGGGTCGCCACCTATATCCTCGACAGCCCCGAGCGGGCGCTGGTGGATTTTTCCATCACGCGGATCATGCATACCCGTGAGCACGACCACATTTGGCGCGAGACCTGCCGGCAACTCAGCACCGAGGAAGACCAACCCTGGATCCATGCTTTCCGTCCCATTGCCGGTTTCGAGGCGCACCGTGAAGCTGCGGCCCACTGGATCGGCCGCCTGGGGTTGCGGGTCGATCGCGACGACATCTTGATCACCAACGGCGCGGCCCACGGAGTTTTCCTCGCGCTGGCTTCACTGGCGGGCCCCGATGATGTGGTGCTCTGTGAAGGGCTTACCGACCACGGTGTGATCGGTAACTCCCAGGTCCTGGGGTTTACCCTCAAGGGGCTGGAAATGGACCGCCACGGCATCGACCCCGAGCACTTCGAAGACATGTGCAGCAATGAGCGGATCACCGCGCTGGTTTGCACGCCCAACCTGAATAACCCGACCACCAGCCTGATGCCCGACAGCCGTCGACGTGAAATCGCGCAGATTGCCCGACGCTTCGGCGTGCACATTATTGAAGACGATGTGTACGGTCCGCTGCTGGATGAGCAGCGTCCACCGCCCATTAGCCACTACCTGCCGGAGCTGTCGTTCTATTGCACCAGCATGACCAAATCGGTGTTGACCGGATTGCGCATCGGCTATCTGGTAGTGCCCAAGCGCCTGGCGCTGCGCACCGAAAGTATTCTGCGGGTCAACAGCTGGATGGCCACACCGATGGTGTCCGAAATTGCTGCCCGCTGGATTCGTGATGGCTCCGCCGACACCTTGATACGCCTGCAACGCAAGTTGCTGGCCGGGCGCCAATCGATGGTCAGCGAGTACCTGGATGAATACGTGCTCGGGCAGCACCCCCACGCGCTGAATACCTGGGTCGGGATTCCAGCCCATTGGGAGCTCGACAGCCTGGTGCGCGCGCTGCGTCACAAACACATCGCGGTCACCTCCCCCGACCCGTTTACGGTGCGAGGAACACCTCGACCGCGGGCGGTCCGGCTGTGCGTCGGGGCCGAATGCAGCGATGACGAAATGCGTAATGCATTGATTGGCATGCGTGAACTGTTCGGACAGTACCCCCAGATTCATGACTTCTGA
- the ehuB gene encoding ectoine/hydroxyectoine ABC transporter substrate-binding protein EhuB, whose protein sequence is MSNFTPSTPCALRRLFVACAMFGLAAGAQAATTLENVKQNSNIRIGYANETPFAFTETDGTVTGESPEIAKIIFAKMGIKQVDGVLTEWGSLIPGMRAGRFDVIAAGMYITPARCKQVLFSDPHYQLPDALLTAKGNPKNLHSYEDIAKNPDVKLAIMAGTVNLAYARDSGVKDSQILQVPDTTAQLQAVRAGRADAAVGTQLTMKGLAAKGGEKVEAVTEFKDDPSHIGYGALAFRPEDKDLRDAVNAELHKWLGSEEHLKAVAPFGFDKSNVTSKTAAELCAQ, encoded by the coding sequence ATGAGCAATTTCACTCCCAGCACTCCCTGTGCTTTGCGTCGACTGTTTGTGGCTTGCGCGATGTTCGGTCTGGCAGCCGGCGCCCAAGCGGCAACCACTCTGGAAAACGTCAAACAAAACAGCAATATCCGGATTGGTTATGCCAATGAAACGCCGTTCGCCTTTACTGAAACCGACGGTACGGTCACTGGCGAGTCGCCGGAAATCGCCAAAATAATTTTTGCGAAAATGGGCATCAAGCAGGTCGACGGTGTACTGACCGAGTGGGGTTCATTGATCCCTGGCATGCGTGCGGGACGTTTCGACGTGATCGCCGCGGGCATGTACATCACGCCCGCTCGCTGCAAGCAGGTGCTGTTCTCCGACCCGCATTATCAGTTGCCGGATGCGCTGCTTACGGCTAAAGGCAATCCGAAAAACCTGCACAGCTATGAAGACATCGCGAAAAATCCCGATGTGAAACTGGCGATCATGGCCGGCACGGTAAACCTGGCATACGCACGGGATTCGGGGGTGAAGGATTCGCAAATTCTTCAGGTTCCGGACACTACGGCCCAGTTGCAAGCTGTGCGCGCCGGTCGTGCCGATGCGGCAGTGGGCACCCAACTGACCATGAAAGGCCTGGCCGCCAAAGGCGGCGAAAAAGTCGAAGCGGTCACTGAGTTCAAGGATGACCCGTCGCACATCGGCTATGGAGCCCTGGCCTTCCGTCCGGAAGACAAGGATCTGCGTGATGCGGTCAACGCCGAACTGCACAAGTGGCTGGGCTCCGAAGAGCACCTCAAGGCTGTCGCCCCTTTCGGGTTCGATAAATCCAACGTGACAAGCAAAACGGCTGCCGAGCTTTGCGCTCAATAG
- the ehuC gene encoding ectoine/hydroxyectoine ABC transporter permease subunit EhuC → MGELLPLLIQGAWVTLQVTFFGSILAIAAAILAALGRMSPWRSLRWFSIAYIEVFRGTSLLVQLFWLFFVLPLPPFNIQMSPYSVAIVGLGLHIGAYGAEVMRGAISSVPKGQYEASTALNLSGYKRFRRIILPQALLAAIPPGTNLLIELLKNTSLVSLITLSDLSFRARQLDQATFQTLEIFSLALVIYFVLAQVINLGMRRIERHLARGRMRGGLS, encoded by the coding sequence ATGGGTGAATTACTTCCGCTATTGATACAAGGCGCCTGGGTAACGCTCCAGGTGACATTCTTCGGCTCGATACTGGCGATTGCCGCCGCCATTCTTGCAGCACTCGGGCGCATGTCGCCATGGCGGTCCTTGCGCTGGTTTTCCATCGCCTACATTGAGGTGTTTCGTGGCACATCGTTGCTGGTGCAATTGTTCTGGCTGTTTTTCGTGTTGCCACTGCCACCGTTCAATATTCAGATGAGTCCTTACAGCGTGGCCATCGTCGGCCTAGGCCTGCACATTGGTGCTTATGGCGCGGAGGTCATGCGCGGTGCGATCAGCTCTGTGCCCAAGGGGCAATATGAGGCCTCTACGGCTCTGAATTTGAGCGGTTATAAACGCTTTCGGCGAATCATCTTGCCCCAGGCGTTATTGGCGGCGATCCCGCCAGGCACCAACCTGCTGATCGAACTGCTGAAAAATACCTCGCTGGTGTCACTGATCACGTTGTCCGATCTGAGCTTTCGTGCTCGCCAACTGGATCAGGCCACGTTCCAGACCCTGGAGATTTTCAGCCTGGCGTTGGTGATTTACTTCGTCCTGGCGCAGGTAATCAACCTTGGAATGCGGCGTATTGAGCGCCATCTGGCTCGCGGGCGGATGCGTGGAGGTCTGTCATGA
- the ehuD gene encoding ectoine/hydroxyectoine ABC transporter permease subunit EhuD gives MTLFDWSYAWQILPDMLRASLNTVGITLIGFLIAIVLGLFLAIGRRSRQVWIAWPATAVIEFIRSTPLLIQVYFLYYVLPNYGVSLSAMQVGILGIGLHYACYIAEVYRSGLDAVPRAQWEAVTALNIAPYSAYRNIILPQALRPILPPLGNYLVAMLKDTPVLSAITVVEIMQQAKNIGSENFRYLEPITMVGLFFLALSIALAYLVRRFEMRLELR, from the coding sequence ATGACATTGTTTGACTGGAGCTATGCCTGGCAAATTCTCCCCGATATGTTGCGCGCCTCGCTCAATACCGTCGGAATTACCCTGATCGGCTTTCTGATTGCCATTGTGCTGGGGCTGTTCCTGGCCATTGGCCGCCGCAGCCGGCAAGTCTGGATAGCGTGGCCGGCTACCGCAGTGATCGAGTTCATTCGCAGTACACCACTGCTGATCCAGGTGTATTTCCTCTACTACGTGCTGCCCAACTACGGCGTTAGCCTGAGCGCCATGCAAGTCGGCATCCTCGGCATTGGCCTGCATTACGCCTGCTACATCGCCGAAGTCTATCGCAGCGGTCTCGACGCCGTACCCCGGGCTCAATGGGAGGCGGTCACAGCGCTGAACATCGCCCCGTACAGCGCTTACCGCAACATCATCTTGCCTCAGGCCCTGAGGCCGATTCTGCCGCCGCTGGGCAACTATCTGGTGGCGATGCTCAAGGACACGCCGGTGCTGTCGGCGATTACCGTGGTTGAAATCATGCAACAGGCCAAGAACATCGGTTCCGAGAACTTCCGTTACCTGGAGCCGATCACCATGGTCGGTCTGTTTTTCCTCGCCCTGAGCATCGCTTTGGCTTATCTGGTACGGCGCTTTGAAATGCGCCTGGAGTTACGCTAA
- the ehuA gene encoding ectoine/hydroxyectoine ABC transporter ATP-binding protein EhuA has product MTSPLATPSDLSRRRNPIPLHPQEATAMQETQALKPIVSFQDVTKSYGNFTVLDHLNLNVTPGEKVAIIGPSGSGKSTLLRVLMTLEGIDDGVIRIEDDLLTHMPNRNGVLVPANDRHIRRVRGKIGMVFQSFNLFPHMTALQNVIEAPVQVLGMKPAEARERAADLLELVGLGSKLGHYPSQLSGGQQQRVAIARALAMRPKVMLFDEVTSALDPELCGEVLNVIRKLGAEHNLTMLMVTHQMGFAREFADRVCFFYKGQIHEQGTPAQIFEHPQQERTCAFLSAVKEAN; this is encoded by the coding sequence ATGACTTCTCCTCTCGCGACACCCAGCGACCTTTCCCGGCGCAGAAACCCGATCCCGCTGCATCCGCAGGAGGCTACGGCCATGCAGGAAACCCAAGCGCTAAAGCCGATCGTCAGTTTTCAGGACGTCACCAAGAGCTACGGTAACTTCACGGTGCTCGATCACTTGAACCTGAACGTCACGCCTGGTGAAAAAGTGGCAATTATCGGCCCCAGCGGCTCGGGGAAATCCACGCTGTTGCGGGTTCTGATGACGCTCGAAGGTATTGATGATGGGGTGATCCGTATCGAGGATGACTTGCTGACCCATATGCCCAACCGCAACGGCGTGCTGGTGCCAGCCAATGACCGGCATATCCGCCGGGTGCGGGGCAAGATCGGCATGGTGTTCCAGAGTTTCAACCTGTTCCCGCACATGACGGCGTTGCAAAACGTCATTGAAGCGCCGGTGCAAGTCCTTGGCATGAAACCCGCTGAAGCTCGCGAACGGGCGGCGGACTTGCTGGAACTGGTGGGGCTGGGCAGCAAGCTTGGGCATTACCCGTCGCAGCTGTCCGGTGGTCAGCAACAACGGGTGGCGATCGCCCGGGCCCTTGCCATGAGGCCTAAGGTCATGCTGTTCGACGAAGTGACCTCGGCACTCGACCCGGAGCTGTGCGGCGAAGTGCTCAACGTGATCCGCAAGCTAGGTGCCGAGCACAACCTGACGATGCTGATGGTGACACACCAGATGGGTTTCGCCCGGGAGTTCGCCGATCGCGTGTGTTTCTTTTACAAGGGGCAGATTCACGAGCAGGGCACGCCCGCGCAAATCTTTGAACACCCGCAGCAGGAAAGAACCTGTGCGTTTCTCAGTGCAGTGAAAGAAGCTAACTAG
- a CDS encoding endonuclease/exonuclease/phosphatase family protein — MPRFLRLTVFGLLLISGLLAGLIYSVTWRPEAKEVLSLNCPATAPVLTPGQALKVMTWNVQYLAGKRYVFWYDLADGSGPDTRPNREDMAFSLDEVARVIRDEQPDLVLLQELDENAKASGYQDQLALLQERLVDLYPCSTQTFTWKADFVPDRHIFGSVGRKLVTLARYQIEHAERLQLPVAEANLISRQFQPKPALLVSYLPLNDGGQLIAINTQLDAPTQSNSNLRKQMRAVAALTDKLESQGTPWLIGGDFNLLPIGQFLRLPPEQRLGYSSDSELHQLWEKYPMIPSNPEATGINRELWLTHFPNDPRVEAPDRTLDYLFYSPKLKRIEGYVRQKDTQTISDHLPVVGRLLLPVD; from the coding sequence ATGCCACGTTTCCTGCGCCTCACCGTATTTGGTTTGCTGCTGATTTCAGGACTGCTGGCAGGCCTGATTTACAGCGTGACATGGCGACCCGAGGCCAAAGAAGTGCTGTCGCTGAACTGCCCGGCCACAGCGCCCGTGCTGACACCCGGCCAGGCGCTCAAGGTCATGACCTGGAACGTTCAGTACCTGGCGGGCAAGCGCTATGTGTTCTGGTACGACCTGGCTGACGGCAGCGGCCCCGACACCCGGCCGAACCGCGAAGACATGGCCTTCAGCCTCGACGAGGTGGCCCGGGTGATTCGCGATGAACAACCCGATCTGGTGCTGCTGCAGGAACTCGACGAGAACGCCAAGGCCAGTGGCTACCAGGATCAACTGGCCTTGCTGCAAGAGCGCCTGGTGGATCTTTACCCCTGCAGCACGCAAACCTTTACCTGGAAGGCCGACTTTGTCCCCGACAGGCATATTTTTGGCAGCGTCGGCCGCAAGCTGGTCACCCTCGCCCGCTATCAGATCGAACATGCCGAGCGTTTACAGTTACCCGTGGCCGAAGCCAACCTCATCAGCCGCCAATTCCAGCCAAAACCCGCCTTGCTGGTCAGTTACCTGCCGCTCAACGACGGCGGGCAATTGATTGCCATCAACACCCAGCTGGATGCACCGACGCAAAGCAACAGCAACCTGCGCAAGCAGATGCGGGCCGTCGCGGCACTGACCGACAAACTTGAGAGTCAAGGTACACCCTGGTTGATAGGCGGGGACTTCAATCTACTGCCCATCGGCCAGTTCCTGCGCCTGCCACCCGAGCAGCGCCTGGGCTACTCCTCTGACAGCGAGCTGCACCAGCTGTGGGAGAAGTACCCGATGATCCCCAGCAATCCCGAAGCCACCGGCATAAACCGAGAGCTGTGGCTGACCCACTTCCCCAACGACCCACGGGTCGAAGCCCCTGACCGTACCCTCGACTACCTGTTCTACAGCCCAAAGCTCAAACGCATTGAAGGGTATGTGCGCCAGAAAGACACCCAGACCATCTCTGACCATCTGCCGGTGGTGGGGCGCTTGCTGCTGCCCGTGGATTGA
- a CDS encoding YciC family protein — translation MNPLTVIRDSLYFFQRNLVQIATLCLPLVILEAVLQHIVENAVGPNPSPGYGLLVGLLVYPLYTGALILFLDARSRGESPRNRELLALALTMWPRFALLSAISTLAIVLGLSLFFVPGIFLTVMLAFSEYRLVLRGEAPLAAMKSSFSMSKGHFLRIFICLLAVLGPLMILKELSLSLLNKDENPLLGVGLESVSSFLQLFVSVVLFRLFMLISDSSDMK, via the coding sequence ATGAATCCGTTGACTGTTATTCGCGACTCCCTCTACTTCTTCCAGCGCAATCTGGTTCAGATCGCGACGCTGTGCCTGCCGCTGGTCATTCTTGAAGCCGTGCTGCAACACATCGTCGAAAACGCCGTGGGGCCAAATCCATCCCCCGGCTATGGTTTGCTGGTCGGTTTGCTGGTGTACCCGCTGTATACCGGTGCTCTGATTCTGTTCCTCGACGCCCGCAGTCGAGGCGAAAGCCCCCGCAACCGTGAGCTGCTGGCACTGGCGCTGACGATGTGGCCCCGGTTTGCCCTGCTTTCCGCCATCAGCACCCTGGCGATCGTGCTCGGGCTGTCGTTGTTTTTTGTCCCCGGCATTTTCCTCACCGTCATGCTGGCGTTCTCTGAATACCGCTTGGTGCTGCGTGGTGAAGCGCCTCTGGCCGCCATGAAGTCGAGTTTTTCCATGAGCAAGGGCCATTTCTTAAGAATTTTCATCTGCCTGCTGGCCGTGCTCGGTCCACTGATGATCCTCAAGGAGTTGAGCCTCTCGCTGCTGAACAAGGATGAAAATCCGTTGCTTGGCGTGGGCCTCGAAAGCGTCAGCAGCTTCTTGCAGTTGTTTGTATCCGTCGTCCTGTTCCGGTTGTTTATGCTGATCAGCGACTCGTCTGACATGAAATGA
- a CDS encoding LabA-like NYN domain-containing protein, protein MKRIAVFADVQNLYYTVRQAYGCHFNYAALWADISQRGEIVEAYAYAIDRGDSKQQQFQQILRNLGFTVKLKPYIQRSDGSAKGDWDVGITIDIMDSAADVDEVVLASGDGDFDLLLERIASKHGVETVAYGVPGLTANSLIRAAGRYVPIEGSLLLK, encoded by the coding sequence GTGAAAAGAATTGCGGTCTTCGCGGATGTGCAGAACCTCTACTACACGGTCCGCCAGGCCTATGGCTGCCATTTCAATTACGCCGCGTTATGGGCTGATATCAGTCAGCGCGGAGAAATCGTCGAAGCGTATGCCTACGCGATTGACCGGGGTGACAGCAAACAGCAGCAATTCCAGCAGATCCTGCGCAACCTCGGCTTCACGGTAAAACTCAAACCCTACATCCAGCGCAGCGACGGCTCGGCCAAGGGCGACTGGGATGTGGGCATCACCATCGACATCATGGATTCGGCCGCCGATGTCGACGAAGTGGTATTGGCCTCGGGTGATGGCGATTTTGACCTGCTGCTCGAGCGCATTGCCAGCAAACACGGCGTTGAAACCGTGGCCTACGGCGTACCGGGCCTTACCGCTAACTCGCTGATCCGTGCCGCTGGCCGCTACGTGCCGATTGAAGGCAGTTTGCTACTTAAGTAA
- a CDS encoding 3'-5' exonuclease, producing MERIAVIDFETTGISPSSSCRATEIAVVILEQGRIVERYQSLMNAGVRVPGFIEQLTGISNAMLRSAPSAEQVMNEVNEFVGITPLLAHNAAFDQKFWDFEMGRIKRTRLQNFACSLLLARRLMPGAPNHKLGTLTTFADLPHTGQAHRAMADAEMAANLTAHLAQQLRQKHGLRELNHDLLCSLQKVPAAKINEHLKRYRGF from the coding sequence TTGGAACGCATCGCGGTAATTGACTTTGAAACCACCGGCATCTCCCCGAGCAGCAGTTGTCGGGCGACAGAAATTGCAGTGGTGATTCTCGAACAGGGACGCATTGTCGAGCGCTACCAAAGCCTGATGAACGCGGGGGTGCGGGTACCGGGTTTTATCGAGCAACTGACTGGTATCAGTAACGCCATGCTGCGCAGCGCGCCATCTGCCGAGCAGGTGATGAACGAGGTCAATGAGTTCGTGGGCATCACCCCGTTGCTGGCGCATAACGCGGCCTTCGACCAAAAGTTCTGGGACTTTGAAATGGGGCGCATCAAGCGCACCCGATTGCAGAATTTTGCCTGTTCGCTGTTGCTGGCCCGGCGCTTGATGCCGGGGGCACCGAATCACAAGCTGGGTACCCTGACCACATTCGCTGACTTGCCCCACACCGGCCAGGCTCACCGGGCGATGGCCGATGCCGAAATGGCCGCCAACCTAACGGCACATCTGGCTCAGCAACTGCGCCAAAAACACGGTCTGCGGGAGTTGAACCACGATCTGCTGTGCAGCCTGCAG